The region ACGAGGGGTAATTCCGTGGCAGACGGTCGAGGAGAATGTTGCCTTTGGATTAAAGATGCGTCACGTTCCAAAAAAAATGGTAAAAGAGAAAACAGACTATTATTTGAAGAAGGTTGGCTTGAAGCAGTATGGCAAACTGTACCCGAAAGAGCTTTCTGGAGGAATGAAACAACGGGTAAGTATCGCGCGTGCATTTGCCAACGATCCGGAAATTCTGTTGATGGATGAACCGTTTGCTGCGTTGGATGAACAAAATAAATTTATTCTGCAGGAAGAATTGCTCAGCATCTGGGGAGAAACGAAAAAAACCGTATTGTTTATTACACATAGTATTGATGAGGCGCTTTTATTAAGCGATAAAGTATTATTAATGAGTGCACAGCCAGGTCAGATTGTACGGGAGAAACAGATTGATTTACCGCGTCCGCGAAAGATTGAGGATGTCCGGTCAAATCCGGATACAGCAGAGCAGTTTATTGATATATGGCAGCATTTGCAACGAGAGGTACAACATGATCGTAAATTGAAAGAGAAGGGATGATTAACTATGAAAGGCAAAGGATTTACATTAATTGGAATCTTTATTCTGCTCGTCATGCTCGCCTTGGCAGGATGTGCGAATCAGTCCAATGATGATCCGCAGAAAGATCAGGGTACAACAGATCAGACAAACGGTAATGAGCAGGATGGGTCTGCTGGTGAAGCGGGTGCAGACGGAACACTTGAGCCACTTGATGAAACGGCAACGGTAAAAATTGCCGAGGATGGATCTGCATCAGGTGCAGGATTTTATATTGCAAAAGAACGCGGTTATTTTAAAGAATACAATGTCAATGTGGAATTCGTTAAATTCGGTAACAGCGACCAAATGTTGCCAGCGTTGGCGGCAGGGAAGATTGATGTGGCCGGGGGAATTTCTTCCGCATCTTTTTTCAATTCGATTGCCCAGGGCATTGATGTCCGGATGATTGCGGATAAAGGACATAATATTAAAGGCAAATCGTATTTCTCATTTGTTCTCCGAGAAGATTTGCAGGATGAAATTACGGATTACAGTGACTTAAAAGGTAAAAAGGTAGCCATTTCAACTAAAAATGCGGTGGATGATTATATTTTTCAGCGCATGTTGGAGCACGCCGGGTTAACTAGGGATGATGTACAATTTACTCTAATGTCTAATTTCGGGAACATGCTGGCCGCTATGGCAAATAAGCAAATTCATGCAGCCCTGCAAATCGAACCTTTGCTGACTAAGGGAATTGAGAGTGGTGTACATGTAAAGTTTGGGGATGTGGCGGCTGACTTTGCTCCAAAGGCGCAAATTGCAATGGTTCTGGGATCACCGAAATTCGTTGGCGAAAACCGCGAAGTTGCTTTACGGTTCATGGCGGCGTATTTAAAAGGTATCCGCGACTATAACGATGTGTTTGTGAAAGGTGAAGGCGACGAAGAAGAGATTATTAAGATTATGACGCAGCATACAGCATTGAAAGATCCGGAGTTATGGAAAAAAGTTTCTGTAACCGGTCTGAATCCGAACGGTCGCATGTTTGTGGAAGATATCAAACGACAATACAAAATGTATAAGGAAAACGGCGGTATTCAAGGGGAAGTAGACCTTGAAAAGGCAGTTGACATGTCACTGGTGGAGGATGTAGTGGGGATTATCGGCGAGTATAAATAGGAATAAAAGATTTAGCCCCTTTGGAACTTAAATGTCCAAAGGGATTTTTATGTGCATAAGTGAAACTTAGTTCGGTTCATCAAATGAAGGTAAAATTTAAATAAGATGATGCACTTGTCCAGGCAATAATTTCTGCTGCTGAATACCTTGATAGAGACTAAGAGATTGGAGGTGATTATATGTATAAGTCAAATCATCAGACATCAAAACGTGGTGTCAACCGGGAAAAAGCTAATGAAAAAAAGATACAGGATGTCAAGGCACAACTTTCAGATGTAATTGCAAAAACCAAGGAATCGGGTGACCACAGCCAGCTTGAACAGCTGGAGGGATTATTAGATAATCTTCAGGAAGTACAACAAGCTAACTGTTCTCCTATCATTTTTGATCAGTGTGTTTTGGACTTTCCTGCAAATTCTATTCTGGGAGGGGGAGGAGACGATTACCCGCCATTTATTGTTGGTGTTTTGAATGATCCTTTTTTCCTTGAATGTTGTGTTACACCTACACAGGTGTCAGCTTCCACTCCATGCGGAGATGTGGATGGGGTTACGGTTAATGAGGTAAAGGCAATAGGTTATCTTAATTATTATTTTAGCTTTGAATTAGACACGTTCTTTAATAATGGCGCACAAAACTGCTCTGCGGTTAATCGTTTACCATTTTCATGTACTGGAACGACTTGTGTCAATGATGTTATTAGTTATACTTCAACAGATGATCCAGATCCTTGTCCGGATTTTTGTAATGGTGAAGTATTTTCATTCGCTTTTCTATGTGATGTATGCGTAACTGATAATAAGACAACTGCAATTTATACAGTTGTTCATTTTTTGACGAATCCTAATGAAGACAATGAGTAAGCTGATAATGCGTGGCTGACCCGGGCGAACTAAGTGCCTGGGTCAGTTGTTATTAGTTAAGCGTGATTAGGGATGAGTAAATGATAATTGAAATATAACAGACAGGCATAAACACACCTGTCTGAAACATGTAATAAAAATGATATTATTGTCTTTCCCAAAAGCGTTGCTGAGCAATTGCAGAGACAAAATCCTGCCCGAAATTTGGATTATTTGCGGATGATACAACACCGAGTAAATTTTTTTCGTCTGATGGCTGTATAAAAGACTGTCCGGTTGAGGCAACCCCAATTGGTTTATAGTGTTTATATGCTACTTGGACGAAATACGTAACGTTGGAATTAAATGCTGCCTGATTATTGGAACTTCCACCAACAATGTAAATGGAGTCTAGCAGATATGGACTTGTTGTAATAAATGTATAATCAACTTTAAGTGTTGTGCCATTTGTACCAGTGACTGTGCCAAGCTTTTCGCTGATAATGTCAACAAAGACTCCGTTTTGGTTCAATGTGTCAAGTGTATTGGTTACCTCTTCATCGTTAAAACCGTCACCAATCAGTATTCCTACTTTTTGTGTAGATGCCGAAAAAGGGGTGTTGGCTTGGCTAAGGGATGGGAAACTTGTTGAAACTTGTACATGGGTTCCACTTGGCTGTTCGACCCCTGCACTATCGGCTACGATGGAAGCCATTTCCTTATCCACGTTGATGAGTAAATTGACGCTTTGCTGACGAACAGATTCGCTTTTTACTCTTCCAATCTGATAGCTGAGCGCTTTAATCAAATGCTGCTTTTCAACAGGTGACGCACTATTCCAGAATATTCTCGGCTGCGTAAAGTAATCGTTGAACGAATCACTTCGAGCCCGTATTTTGCGTCCTTCGACTTTCTCCGGATAATGCTCATACCCGCCTTCTTCCGGAGGTGTTGTGTATGGTGTATTATTAGCCAGTGAATTTCTATGATAGCCGCCCTGATCAACATCGATTCGATACCTCATAGCACCCCGACGGTTATTATTATGAAACGGGCAGACCGGTTGATTGATCGGTATATCTTGAAAATTTGCTCCAAGCCGATGGTATTGTGCACTTTGATAAGCAATTAATCTTCCCTGTAGAACCGGGTCATTGGAAAAGTCAATTCCTGGAACGACATTTGCGGGATTAAATGCGACTTGTTCCAATTCTGCAAATTCATTATCAACATTTCTATTCAGCGTCATCTTACCGATAGGATGAAAAGGGACGATTTCTTCCGGCCAAAACTTGGAAGAATCAAGGATATCAAAATCGAATTTAAATTCATCTTCTTTCGCAATCAGCTGAACACCAAGCTCATATTCAGGATAAGCACCGCGTTCAATCGCCTGCCAAAGGTCCCGTCTGTGGAAATCCGGATCGATCCCGCCGATTTTCTGCGCCTCATCTTGAAGCAGGGAATGGACACCCAGGACAGGCTTCCAAGTAAATCTCACAAAGGTTGCTTTCCCTTGATCATTCACAAATAGATACGTGTTAATCGAAAACGATTCTATCATTCGATAACTTCTTGGTAAGCCCCGATCAGACATGATCCACAGCACCTGATGGAGTGAATCCGGATTATTGGCTACATAATCCCAAAAATTGTCATGTGCGCTGGAGGCTTGCGGGGTTCCCGTACGTGGTTCGGGAAAAAATGCATGTAATGCGTCCGGAAATTTCATTGAATCTTGAATTATTTTAACGGGCATATCAATTGTTGTCAGATCGTAATTCCCTTCTTCGGTATAAAATTTCGTTCCCCAGCAACGCATATCCCTTGCAGTATCCTTAGATCCTTTACTCCCTTGCACTGTAGAGAACCGGACAAATACAGGAGTCTTTTTTCCGGGTTCCTGCAAAAATCCGGCTTTTGTATATTCCTTCATTGATTCATAACATTCAAATTCTCCATGGGCCCCAAAACCTCTTGCATGAACCACTCTTTCCGGTATCTCTTCCTTAACAAAACGTGTCATTTTTTCGAAGAATTCATAGTCCTCACGTAAGGCAGGCCCGCGTTCCCCGACTGTTAACTGATCATCATCATTTGATATTTTTTTCCCTTGATTTGTCGTCATTGGCTCCCCAGTGTTTTTTACGCGGTACTGCTCCAGTTGTTCATTTTTGCTGTTTTTGTCAACCGGCTTATGGTTTCTTGATGACTTTTCATCCATCCAATCACCTATCCTCTAATCAGTTATTTAAGTACATCTATAAGGTTTGTTACTTGCCATGTGGATATTCATCTTTGATAGTTATTCTTTTTTAACTGTCATCTCTCGGCTTCATTATTGACAAGTGAGTTTACGGAAGTGGGTGATTATGTTGCTGGTTTATTTTCTTAAAAAAGAGGGTGGATTGAAAATAACGGTGTGTTTTAGGGCAGGAAAAGGGGTATGTAGTCAAAACCCACTGCTTAAGGCAGTGGGAATATCAGTTTTTCCTTTTCTTTTTATCCAAAATAGTCTTTAGCTCTTTAATATCATCTTCTGACAAATCCTCATCCTGAATAAATTGGACCAGCATTGATTTTAATGTGCCGTCATAGAATCGTTTGATGAAGGATTCTGTTTTGGCACGCTGGCATTCGTTGTGAGTGTACAAAGGATAGAATGTATAGACTCGCTGATCCTTATCGACACCAACAACCTCTTTTTTGGTAAGCCGATCTAACAGGGTACGGACGGTTTTCGGCTTCCAGTTCGTTTGGGTTTGCAAAGAGGCAATGATTTCATTCGCAGTTTGCGGCGCTTTCGTCCATAACACTTTTAAGACTGCCCATTCCGATTCTGAAATAGTGGGTATTTTTTTCGACACATGAATCCCTGCCTTTACTGTTTAATAGATCCCTTTGTCCTGCAGAATGGATTTAGTAATTTCCGCAGCTATGCTGCCATTTGCATGCGTATCGTTTTCGATATTGGTGGCAAAGAAATACGTATTGTTGCTGGTTTCGATATACCCGATGAACCAGCCGTTCACATTGTTTTCGTTAATTGTTCCTGTGCCGGTTTTGCCATATAAAGTTGCATTGTCTTTCGTCTCCAATTTGATGGCTTCTTTTACTAATGTAACGTTTTTCCTGTTAAATTCAAATTCGTTCGTATAAAAGTCCTTGAGTTTTTGCACCTGTTCGATTGGTGAAATTTTCAATGAAGACTCCAGCCAATAGTCTTCCATTCCACCGGAGACATTCTGATTTCCGTAGTTTATTTTTTCAAGATACGTTTTTATGTTTTCCATCTGAACTTTTTTGTCCAGCCGCTGAAAGTACCACGTTACTGAATTTTCCATCGCGGTAAATAAGCTATGATTCTGGTTCCAGGCGGAATACGGATATGTTTTTCCTTTCCACTTCATAGCGGTATTTTTTTGTGTGATGACCTTTGACTCCAATGCGAATAATGCGCTGTATATTTTGTATGTGGAGTTTGGTGAGACCCTTAATGTGCTTTTATCTTTATTATAGATAGTGTATTGTCTCTGCTGCAAGTCGTACAGCACAAAGCTGCCGTCATATTCGTTGAAATAGCTGCTTAAATCCTCATACACTGTCCGCTTATTGTTAAACTCAATCCGGTCATCACCATACGGCATTGCCGAAACAATTGGTATCTGACCCACGACAACTCCTGTCAAAAGTATAAAAATCATGATGCTTTTCAGTTTTACCAGCTTTGTTTCAGGTGTATAGGCTGCAATGCTTTCAATCCGCTCTTTTAATTGCTTTTTGGAATCATTGAATTGGTTGACCATTGTGAAATACCCTGGGAGATAGGACTCAGCTGCAACATGAATAATCGTGTTTCCGTATGCTTTATGTTCGTTCTGATGTAATGTTTTCAGGACGGCGTTGTCACAGGCAATTTCACGGTCCAACCTCATTTTCCTGAATGCCATCCAGATAATTGGGTTGTACCAATAAAAAATCTGAAAAAGGATAACCAGGTAATTCATTGCACTATCTTTTGATTTATAGTGATGTAATTCATGCAGCAGGATATATTTCAGTTCATCCATGGACAACCACGATTCTGCATCCGTCGGCAGGATTATATAGGTTTTGAAAATCCCGAATGTCAACGGGGATTTGACAAGCGATGATTCTGCCAACACTAGCTGCCGTGATACATTCAGGTGCTGTTTGCACTGATCGAATAGCTGCAGAATCTCCTGATTTTTTACAAGGGTGATGGAGGACTTTATTCGATGCAGTTTCATGTATGCGTGAACTGTTAATACAAACATAACAAGCATACCAATAAGCCATACAATAGTCAGAATTTGATTCAAAAATGTCAGATCCATTCGGTTAACGGATGCTGAAAAATCGTGCATCCAACTTCCATTTTCCGATCCGGTATTACCGGTTACGTTGTTGGCAGGGGCCGGGTTGCTCGGTTGCTCTATGCTCCATGTGAAATTACTCCCAACATCCAATAAATGTATAGGAATGAAGGGGATCGTTAATGTAACCAATAAAAGAAACCATAGATTGTATTTCCATTTGGGTGATAATTGTTTTTTAAAAAACTTTTGAATCAGCATGATTGCGATGACCATGATTGATGATAGGACAAAGTATACTGCCAGGTGGAGGGTAGACATTTTTTCATCTCCTTAACCCGATGGTATTTACTCAAAATAACTCAATTTAACTGCTGCGTCAATTATGAATTTTATATGAACAATGGTGTGTGTGGCAGGTATTTGCTGCATCATGCCAGAATACAAATAATAAAATATAATGGAAAGGAAGCGATGTGTATGGATAAAAAATATAATGATTTCATTGGTGATATGATGCAGGACAATCAGGATGACTATAAGAACTTACCCGGAAAAGGAAAACCGTTGCCCAAAGAAAATGTGAAAATGGATACCTTTCAACGTTTTCAAAAGACAGTAAAGGATTCCGGATTTTTACCGCCATGGTTGGAACTGCAAAAGGAAATAGCTGCACTGCTGCAAACAGCTGAAACAGAAAGTGATCTGGATGAGATTAATCTTAAAATCAGAAAGCATAACCGGATTTGCCCCAATCCTATGCAAAAAAATCTGATCAGCCTATCCAATTTGGAAAAGGCTAAAAAGATTTGGTGAATAACTCGTTGATGAAGGATCACACATGCCATTTCCTGCAGGCATGTGTGATCTTCGGATTTTTCCGGTTTATTTCAAAGCGTTTAATGTGATTTCGGCTGCCTTGGCAACCAACCTATCGTTATATTCCGCATCCTCGGTATAATGTCTGGTCATAACTGCAATGATGATTGGCTGCCTGTTCGGTGGCCGTACAACGGCAATGTCATTTCTTGTTCCGTATGTTCCTGCTCCGCTTTTGTCCGCAACTTTCCATCCTTCAGGTGCTCCGGCGCGAATGAGTGGATCTCCTGTGGCATTTCCTTGCATCCATTCATTGAGCAATTTACGTTTATCGTCTGGAAGCAAATCTCCGAGTGCGAATTTCTTCAGATTGATAGCCATTGCTCTCGGTGTGCTTGTATCACGTGTGTTTCCTGGTTTAAATTCATTTAATTCCGTTTCATATCGTTCCGCATTGGTAACGTCATCTCCGATTTTTCGTAACGTATTTTCAAATTTTTCAGGACCTCCTAGTGTCTCCAATAAAAGATTTCCCGCCGTATTATCACTTTTCCGGATTGCCGCTTCACTGATTTCCAACAATGTCATTCCCGTATCCACGTGCTTTTTGGTAACGGGAGAATAGGTTACTAAATCATCTTTGGTGTATGTAATAACCTTCTCAAGTTCTTGTATATCGTTTTGTTTCAGCAGAATTCCTGCCGCCAAAACTTTGAAGGTGGACGTATAGGCGAAGCGCTCGTCCGGGTGGTATGCAACGGTTTGATTTGTCTCTGTATCGACGGCAAAGATACCTATTCGGGCGTCAAATTCATTTTCCAGTTTGGCAAACTTTTCATCCATATTAATCGTTTGCTCTGTTTCATCTTCCTTGTCGGATTTAGATGCTGTTCCGGTTTTACTGTCCGCATTTGCGCACGCTGTAAGTATTGTCAGGGCAAGTATTCCCATGAAAAGCGTTATCTTACGTATCCCGGATATGAATGGATTGTTTTTTCTCATATTGATACCTTCTTTCTGTCGGTTTGGATTTTTATACTTGTTCGCTGTTTTGTTTATCCTCCTTTTTTGATTACATGTGTAGTATTATATTACATTTGTAGTCCGTTTATGTCAAACTTATACCTGATCGGGAATCTCTTCAGTCGATCGGGAGGCCTCTCTACTCGATCGAGCACGACCATCACTAGATCGAGCCACTAACCGCTGAATTCAAATGGCGCTTTATGTATATATTTTTATTATGAAATTGTCCTAAAACTTCCTGTTCACAACTATCTTTGCTATCCTTAAGGTATATAATCAAGAGAGGATATGTCACAGGTGAAACTAGATTATGAAATTTCTATACCATTACATGTGCAGCTAAAAAAAATAATAGAAAAAGAAGTTACAAGTGGAAAACTGACAGGACAAATTCCAAGCGAACGTGATTATATGGATTATTATAACGTGAGCAGAAGTACGGTCCGTGAAGCAATCAATTTGCTGGTACGCGAGGGTGTACTTGAAAAACGACATGGTAAAGGCACGTTTGTCAGACTTAAGCCTATCCACGATTGGCTCGGAAATTTAACCAGTACAACGGACATAATTAAACAAATGGGGATGAAGCCGGGAGCAAAATTGATTACACACAAAAGACTGACCCCATCGGAATATGTTCAGCAAAAAACTGGTTTTCGCGAGGCGTATTTTATTAAGCGGCTACGGTATGCCGATTACCAGCCGATTGGTATTGAGTATCATTATTATCCGGTTGAGATTGGGTTGGAACTTATCACGTATGATTTAAATGATGCCACGTTGTATGAAATTGAGCAAAATGAACTTGGGATTTGGTTTGCTGAAGCCAGTCAGACAATCGGAAGTGATTTTTTGTCGGAACCGGATGCCTCGTCACTGCAGATTTCGCCTCAAACCAGTGTGCTCAGTGCCGAACGCATTATTAAAGGACAAAAGGGCGATATAATCGAACTGGAAAAAGGGTTCTACAGGAGTGATATGTTTAATTTTCAAATTAACATGTCGCGCAAATTCGGCTGATTTAGACTTACTGCTCCCTTTGCTGTCAGGATGTGTAGTTACTTATAAAAATGTCTTATAAGACTTATTTATTTTTTGAAATGAGTGAATTGACAAAAAGTATTGAATGCTGGCCGGGATGTGGCATATACTGGTTATAGATTGAACAACTGGTACGGACGTCATGATGTCAATGACCAGTATATCCGCAATCGCAGGCTGACTGGAAAGTGTTCAGTTATTGCCTAGTAAAAATCTGACAGAAATGGGGGAGGAAAATGAAGGCAAAGGTTGAGATGGAGCATACAGCTCCAGTTCAGACTTCGCATCTCTGGAATGCAATGCATAAGTATGATTCGGAGGCAAAGTCGCTGGTGGCTGTTTCCGGAGCGGGATCTTGGTTTACAGATGGGGATGGCAAACAATATCTTGACGGTGTTTCGGGTTTATGGTGTTTAAATCTGGGGTATGGCAGACAGGAAATAGTGGATGCGGCTGCAGACCAAATGAAGAAACTTTCTTACTTTCCTTTGACAATGAATCATCAGCCGGCAATACAATTGGCAAATAAGCTCAGCGAACTGCTCGGGGCGGATTACCAGACATTTTTTTCCAACAGTGGGTCGGAAGCAAATGAAACCGCATTCAAAATAGCCCGGCAGTACCACATCCAAACCGGCAATCCAGGAAAATACAAGTTTATTTCACGATACAGAGCCTACCACGGGTCGACAATGGGAGCTTTAAGTGCAACGGCACAGGCAAATCGCCGGTTTAAATATGATCCGGGAGCACCAGGGTTCCTGCATGTTGCCCCGCCATACAGTTACCGGTCATTATATTCCGGCTCTGTAGAGGAAAAAGATTTACGGGCAGCTGATCAACTGGAGGAAATGATCAAGTGGGAAGGGGAAGAAACGGTGGCCGCTGTGATTATGGAGCCGTTCATTTCCGGCGGGGGAGTTATTATTCCGTCCATGAAATATATCCAGCGCGTGGCGGAAATTTGCCGGAAATACAAGGTCCTTTTGATTATGGATGAAGTTGTATCCGGATTTGGCCGGACAGGAAGAATGTTCGGGTTCAAGCATGCAGCTGGTGTGCAGCCGGATATCGTGACAATGGCAAAAGGGCTGACCAGCGGCTATCTCCCGCTAGGAGCAACCTCCGTCAAAGATGAAATTTATGAGGTGTTTAAGGAGGATGGGGAAGATAATCATCTCCGGCATGTATCGACATACGGCGGTCACCCTGCAGCATGTGCGGTTGCTCTGAAGAACATTGAAATCATTGAAAAAGAAGCCATCGTGAGCAGGGTGAATGACTTGGGCAACTCCAAGTTGATTGAATTACACGACCTGAAAAACCATAACAATGTAGGTGAAATCAGGCAGGTTGGCTTTTTATTGGGTATGGAAATGGTTAAGGACAAAAATTCCAAAGAACCGATGGATGACGGGACATTGGATCAGATTACAGCGGAATGCAAACAGCGTGGATTAATTATAGGCAGGAACGGTCAAACAGTACCGGGCGGGAATAACATTCTGATTATTGCGCCGCCGCTTACGAGCTCAGAGGAAGATTTGGACTTTATTATCGACACAGTCAGTTCGGTCATTCACGGTATATAAATGAAAGCCCATTGAGGCGGATAGGAAGGTTATGTATGTGAATTATGAACGTTTAAAAACATTCATTGCAGTTGCTGAGAAAAACAGTTTTTCCGAAGCTGCGAAAATACTGTATGTGACCCAGCCGACGATTACATCCCAGATCAAGGCGCTGGAAGATGAGTTAAATACAACGCTATTCGAGCGTACAACTAAAAAAGTGGAGATGACCCGCACTGCAGAAGTTTTATTAAAATACGCCAGGGAAATTGTCCGGATGAACGATTCTGCCCGAAAAGAAATCATGGAGATGGAGAATACAATCTACGGAGAATTGGCGATGGGCTGCAGTTTAACAATTGGTGAGTATGTTATGCCGGAATTTTTAAAAGAATTCAAGGAAATGTATCCGCTTATTCAAATACAGGTCGACATTTCCAATTCACGGCAGACAGTTAACAGAATCAAGGATCAAGCTATTGATGTGGGTTTGATTGAGACACCAATAGAAGACGCAAATATTACGATCGAATCTTTTTTGGAAGATGAGCTGATTCTGGTTGCCGCACCGGATTATTTTAACAGCATGATAGAGGTGATTACACTCGATCAAATAAAAGAGTCGCCGCTTATTTTCCGGGAAGAAGGTTCTGGAACAAGGTCAGTTGTCAATTATTATATGGAAAAAGCCGGACTCACATATAATGATTTAAATATTGCCATGACGCTTGGCAGCACGGAAGCTATTAAAGCAGCGGTCGAATCGGGTCTGGGTGTCTCATTTATTTCCTGGAATGCGATTAAAAAAGAGCAAAAGCTGGGGCTGTTAAAAGCGTACAAGATTACTGATATCAGACTGAAACGGAACTTTTATATCGCGTATCACAACAGACATGTTCTCAAATCCACTACAGAGCTCTTTTTGAAGTCGTTGAAAAGTATTGCTGGCAAGAATGAAGATTATCGTTTGGTTCAGCTTTCAGAGGATGAAAGTTGATGATAATTATAAAGAGGAGGAATCATTTATGGCTAAGCAGACAGAAGAAGTGAAGCAGGGGTTAAAGCAAAAGCAGAAGATGACACCAAGTGAAGCAATCGTTGAAACATTGGTCGCGGAGGAAATCACACAGGTTTATGGTATCGTAGGTTCCGCCTTCATGGATATGCTGGATTTGTTTCCGACAGCCGGAATCCGCTTTATTCCGGTACGTCATGAACAAAGTGCCGGGCATATGGCAGATGCCTATGAACGTGTTTCCGGAAAGGCGGGGGTTATCGTCGGGCAAAATGGTCCGGGAATTACCAACATGGTGACGTCGGTTGCGGCTGCCAATCAGGCGCATAGCCCGATGGTCGTGATTTCACCTTCAGCCGGAACTGCATCGATTGGCTTGGATGGCTTTCAGGAGGCAAACCAGGTATCGATTTTTGAAGATATTACGAAAGAAACAGTCACGGTGACCAATGTGAACAGGGTAGCTGACAATTTACGGACGGCTTTCCGGATTGCCTATGCTGAACGCGGCCCGGTTTTGTTTGATATCCCGCGCGATCTTTTCTATGGCGAAATGGAAGACTATATTCTAAAGCCCGACCAGTACCGTTCGGACAAACGAGGATACGGTGATCCGGGATCGATTGAAAAAGCTGTTAAATTACTGAAACATGCAAAAAACCCCGCAATCATTTCCGGTCGCGGCTCGGTTGACGCGAATGGAGTGGACTCCGTTGTTAAAATCGCCGAACATTTAACTGCTC is a window of Virgibacillus ihumii DNA encoding:
- a CDS encoding ABC transporter ATP-binding protein, translating into MAQQSKIAINELTKVFYKKNESVTALKDVNLHIADGEFVCLLGPSGCGKTTLLRILADLEKPSTGTFKIHQSDNSKPLQSMVFQERGVIPWQTVEENVAFGLKMRHVPKKMVKEKTDYYLKKVGLKQYGKLYPKELSGGMKQRVSIARAFANDPEILLMDEPFAALDEQNKFILQEELLSIWGETKKTVLFITHSIDEALLLSDKVLLMSAQPGQIVREKQIDLPRPRKIEDVRSNPDTAEQFIDIWQHLQREVQHDRKLKEKG
- a CDS encoding BlaR1 family beta-lactam sensor/signal transducer, encoding MSTLHLAVYFVLSSIMVIAIMLIQKFFKKQLSPKWKYNLWFLLLVTLTIPFIPIHLLDVGSNFTWSIEQPSNPAPANNVTGNTGSENGSWMHDFSASVNRMDLTFLNQILTIVWLIGMLVMFVLTVHAYMKLHRIKSSITLVKNQEILQLFDQCKQHLNVSRQLVLAESSLVKSPLTFGIFKTYIILPTDAESWLSMDELKYILLHELHHYKSKDSAMNYLVILFQIFYWYNPIIWMAFRKMRLDREIACDNAVLKTLHQNEHKAYGNTIIHVAAESYLPGYFTMVNQFNDSKKQLKERIESIAAYTPETKLVKLKSIMIFILLTGVVVGQIPIVSAMPYGDDRIEFNNKRTVYEDLSSYFNEYDGSFVLYDLQQRQYTIYNKDKSTLRVSPNSTYKIYSALFALESKVITQKNTAMKWKGKTYPYSAWNQNHSLFTAMENSVTWYFQRLDKKVQMENIKTYLEKINYGNQNVSGGMEDYWLESSLKISPIEQVQKLKDFYTNEFEFNRKNVTLVKEAIKLETKDNATLYGKTGTGTINENNVNGWFIGYIETSNNTYFFATNIENDTHANGSIAAEITKSILQDKGIY
- a CDS encoding DUF1992 domain-containing protein; the encoded protein is MDKKYNDFIGDMMQDNQDDYKNLPGKGKPLPKENVKMDTFQRFQKTVKDSGFLPPWLELQKEIAALLQTAETESDLDEINLKIRKHNRICPNPMQKNLISLSNLEKAKKIW
- a CDS encoding catalase, translated to MDEKSSRNHKPVDKNSKNEQLEQYRVKNTGEPMTTNQGKKISNDDDQLTVGERGPALREDYEFFEKMTRFVKEEIPERVVHARGFGAHGEFECYESMKEYTKAGFLQEPGKKTPVFVRFSTVQGSKGSKDTARDMRCWGTKFYTEEGNYDLTTIDMPVKIIQDSMKFPDALHAFFPEPRTGTPQASSAHDNFWDYVANNPDSLHQVLWIMSDRGLPRSYRMIESFSINTYLFVNDQGKATFVRFTWKPVLGVHSLLQDEAQKIGGIDPDFHRRDLWQAIERGAYPEYELGVQLIAKEDEFKFDFDILDSSKFWPEEIVPFHPIGKMTLNRNVDNEFAELEQVAFNPANVVPGIDFSNDPVLQGRLIAYQSAQYHRLGANFQDIPINQPVCPFHNNNRRGAMRYRIDVDQGGYHRNSLANNTPYTTPPEEGGYEHYPEKVEGRKIRARSDSFNDYFTQPRIFWNSASPVEKQHLIKALSYQIGRVKSESVRQQSVNLLINVDKEMASIVADSAGVEQPSGTHVQVSTSFPSLSQANTPFSASTQKVGILIGDGFNDEEVTNTLDTLNQNGVFVDIISEKLGTVTGTNGTTLKVDYTFITTSPYLLDSIYIVGGSSNNQAAFNSNVTYFVQVAYKHYKPIGVASTGQSFIQPSDEKNLLGVVSSANNPNFGQDFVSAIAQQRFWERQ
- a CDS encoding ABC transporter substrate-binding protein; this translates as MKGKGFTLIGIFILLVMLALAGCANQSNDDPQKDQGTTDQTNGNEQDGSAGEAGADGTLEPLDETATVKIAEDGSASGAGFYIAKERGYFKEYNVNVEFVKFGNSDQMLPALAAGKIDVAGGISSASFFNSIAQGIDVRMIADKGHNIKGKSYFSFVLREDLQDEITDYSDLKGKKVAISTKNAVDDYIFQRMLEHAGLTRDDVQFTLMSNFGNMLAAMANKQIHAALQIEPLLTKGIESGVHVKFGDVAADFAPKAQIAMVLGSPKFVGENREVALRFMAAYLKGIRDYNDVFVKGEGDEEEIIKIMTQHTALKDPELWKKVSVTGLNPNGRMFVEDIKRQYKMYKENGGIQGEVDLEKAVDMSLVEDVVGIIGEYK
- the blaI gene encoding penicillinase repressor BlaI; translated protein: MSKKIPTISESEWAVLKVLWTKAPQTANEIIASLQTQTNWKPKTVRTLLDRLTKKEVVGVDKDQRVYTFYPLYTHNECQRAKTESFIKRFYDGTLKSMLVQFIQDEDLSEDDIKELKTILDKKKRKN
- the bla gene encoding class A beta-lactamase; protein product: MRKNNPFISGIRKITLFMGILALTILTACANADSKTGTASKSDKEDETEQTINMDEKFAKLENEFDARIGIFAVDTETNQTVAYHPDERFAYTSTFKVLAAGILLKQNDIQELEKVITYTKDDLVTYSPVTKKHVDTGMTLLEISEAAIRKSDNTAGNLLLETLGGPEKFENTLRKIGDDVTNAERYETELNEFKPGNTRDTSTPRAMAINLKKFALGDLLPDDKRKLLNEWMQGNATGDPLIRAGAPEGWKVADKSGAGTYGTRNDIAVVRPPNRQPIIIAVMTRHYTEDAEYNDRLVAKAAEITLNALK